One Hevea brasiliensis isolate MT/VB/25A 57/8 chromosome 6, ASM3005281v1, whole genome shotgun sequence genomic window, GGGTTtctgaaaaaaagaagaaaatttcaGCATTTGAGAAAATAGCAATAAAAGCAATAGGAATTGCAACTTGAGGAATGATGATAAATGACAATGACAAGGATATATATACATACCTTCTTGAGTATTTCCTTCTCTGTGTCTGCACGAGGGTTAAGCAACTCCTTCCCCATTATAACCTGACATTATCATTAAACTTTTGTTACAGGTTAGAAAAGGTTTAACAAGACTTTATCAGAATTGGTTAATTTCGTCGGAGCTCATGTGGTAGCAGATATATAACTCACCTCTACCATGCAAGTCCCACAGGTTCCTGTTCCAGCACAATTTAGCAAAGGTCTTGCCTGATAATTCAACAAATCAGGTTCATAATTAAAACATCCTAcatattatttaattatgataATACAAAAAAAGGCATTTAATGAGAAACATTAATATGTATTAACTTACATATGGTCCATACAATTCAATATTTGAATCCAACATTACATCTCTAAGCTTCTGCCCACCACAGGCTGTACGAAAATGCACATCAGGTGTTCCATCTGGTAGTAACACAGACTAAAACCAAAAAATAAATACATATATGGTGTCGccattgtattttattgtaaaacTAATCATTTTTCACTTACATGAACAAATGCAAAATTGATGGAAGGTGGATCTTCAGGCTCCTTGGCATCGGATTTACTCTCCGGTACCGTTCCTACGGCCCTGATTTTCAGCCTGGAGAAACTAATATGGGTGGGGGGCTTAAGGTTTTTGAGAGTGTTGGTAGTTTGCTTCAAGTTTTGGGGAACTTTCAGGGAAGCTAAACCATAAGAGTTGAGTTGGAGAGTGCCCATTTTCTGATATTTCAGGATTGGAAGTTTCGTTGGATATTTGCTTGCAAGTGTTTTAGCAATGTCCGTTTGGCGCCTCTCATCAAATTTGCTTATCTTATCCAAAACTATAGAGTATTCATgatcttgggttgcctcccaagagtaTTGGAAACTTGGGCTGTGGTCATATTTTTCATTCAAAATGCCAAGCCCAATTGGgcacttattttattattattattattattattattattattattaattagaaaaataaaataaaataaaataaaattaattgccTTGCCTGCATCTTCCCGTCACTCTTCTAAAACCCTTGCAAAACCTCTCTACCTAGAGAGAAATAATAACGCAAATGCCCCAAATCTCAAATCTGCGCTTCCTCTTCTCGCCTATAAAGCCCTCTCTGCCATTCCCTTTCTCTAAACCCAAGCCTCATTCTCTGTTCACTGTCCTCTGTTCTTCTTCGAGACGACACCGTACCACGCCTAATCACCAGTCTCTCCGTTTTAGAAGCAGAAGTAAGAGCACTTTTAGCAGAGAGACTAATAGCAAGAGCAGAGAAAGGGACAAAGGTGTCCCTATGGAAGCTAATAATAATGAGACTTTTGGGTTTAATAAAAGAAGGGCTGAGGGCAGAGATAAGAGTGATAAGCCCAAAAGAAATCTCCAGTTGAAAACTCGCAAGCTTAATCCTACCAATACAATCTCTTACGTGCAGGTAATCTGACATCCCTTATTTTTTTTATGGCAGAAGTGTGAGAGAGACGAATTGAATTGAAGCAAGAGTCATACTTTAGGTGCATAGGGCATTTGAATTATACTATTTATTTTAACCTTTTGTTTTTTAAATTGCATTTGAAATGTAATTGAAGAATTGAGTTAAAAAAGTcttcatttttcttaaaaaagtACTTTACTtttaagccttttttttttttaagttgtatTACAGATGGAGATCTCTTTTGCAGTTCATGGGATTTGATATAAAGAGTTTTCCAGGATATATTTCATTAGTTCACCTTCACTGAACTGCAATGGATTTTATCTGAGATTGCTTGAAGTTGTTTGTTGGATTTCCATTTCATTTTGCTAGTTATATCTCTCTAGTTAGTGATATTGGCTGTATTCCTATGTGTTTCAGATTCTGGGGACTGGAATGGATACTCAGGATACTTCACCTTCAGTTTTGCTCTTCTTTGACAAGCAAAGATTCATTTTTAATGCTGGTGAGGTAATCATAATGTGGCTGTAATGTAAATAATCCTGTTGTCGTTCAGGATTCTTATTTTTAAAGCATTGTTTATTATAAACTGTACTTATTTTATCTATATCATGTATGTTTAAATTATAGTTAATAAGGAGCTCTAGCTCCTATGCTTAGGATTCTTGTCTTTCTATATGTGATTTACAGTTTACAGGAGTTGGTTAAAAGTGTTATTTTCATTCTGGTTTTAGCTGGTATACCTTTGTTTCTCATTTGTTTCTCAACATTATTGTCTTTGTAGCCCATAGACTCTCTATATTTGGTCAAACTGATAAATGAAACTAATTCACACATTCTGCCAAATGAGGAAGGTTTGATTTTAGCCTACACTAGAAGAAGAAATTACATAAACCAAGCTTCAGCTTGTTTTACACTTCTTGCTGATATTTGAGAAGCTTTGTGGAGTCTTTCTTTGACACATGCTTGCATGATGCAACTGTTTACCAAAAACCATAGATGATTGGTATATCTGCTCTTGCTCAATGTTCCAAACCATCCACATTTAATAATTCTCACTTTCTTCCATTATCTTTGGAAAAACATCCTCTAAAAATTGtgtaaacataatttcaaaaccaTTGATGAGCCTTTTCAGGTAATTCTATAACATGCATAATAGTGATGCATGTATGCTTTAACCAATCAAATGAAGATATATGCTTTAAGCAATCAAATGAAGATACAAGCATCCTTGTTAACTCTACTGTTTAAAGAGGATATGGTGGGGATTTGTGATAGAAGATGTTCTTGCCAGTAATTCAGTGCTTAAATCTGCCATATATCCCATATGGTCAATCAGACACCTAAATCTGTTTTGTTTCATTAATCTACAATCACCATGCAGGGATTGCAGCGCTTCTGCACAGAACATAAGATTAAGCTATCGAAggtatgaaatatttttttaaaagacacacacacacacatgcatGCGCTCGCGCACGCACCCATATTCATGCATCCCCATTCAGATGCTAATGACACTTTCTAATATGGAGCAAAAATATGGTCTTCATGAATATTTTTCAGATAGATCACATATTTCTCTCTCGTGTGTGCTCAGAAACAGCAGGTGGAATTCCAGGTTTGTATCTTTATAGATTAGCTAGGATgtcatactttttttttttttttctattaaccaTACTATTGTCTTTAAGCATCACTATTTACTGATATTTGGATTGTTGTGCAATAAGTTTGGGAACCCCTAAATTGCTGGATATTCACTTTACTTGACAGGTTTGTTGTTGACTTTGGCTGGCATGGGAGAAGAAGGAATGTCAGTGAGTCTCGAATTTATTTTGCATCCTATTACCTAATAAGTTTTTGcctaattaaatttgataaacttTGGTGCCACTGGTCAATTAAAAAGTTTTGTTCTTGCTGTTATGAAGGTCAACGTATGGGGCCCTTCAGATCTTCAGTATTTGGTTGATGCAATGAAGTCTTTCATTCCTCATGCTGCCATGGTTCATACAATGAGCTTTGGTTCTGATTCTAAGGCTCAGTTTGGTGCAAGTAACTTTACGGATCCAATTGACATTATTAACAATGAGGTTGTCAAAATTTCAGCTATTCTCCTACGTCCAAGCTGCTCAGAAGGAGCTGCAGTAAAGCCTGGTGATATGTCTGTGATATATCTTTGTGAACTGCCTGAAATTATGGGGAAATTTGACCCCGAAAAAGCAAAAGCTCTTGGTTTGAAACGTGGGCCAAAATTTGGCGAGCTGCAATCAGGGAAATCAGTGAAGTCAGACCTCCAGGATATCATGGTGGGTTCTGAAGTCAATAAGCACCTTTGTTTTTGTACTTGTAATGTTACCTGCTCTGATTGTTGACATTCTTTTATTGTAATTTGTAGGTTCATCCAAGTGATGTGATGGGTCCTTCAATTCCTGGTCCTATTGTATTTCTTGTTGACTGCCCAACAGAATCTCATGTACAAGAATTATTGTCCATACAATCCCTTAATAGTTACCATGCAGATTACTCAGGTAGCTCACCAGAGAATGTGAAAACTGTCActtgtatcattcatttaagtcctGCTTCTGTAATAAGCTGCCCTAGTTACCAGAAGTGGATGAAGAAATTTGGTTCAGCCCAGCACATTATGGCTGGACATGAAATGTGAGCCCCTTTTCTTAATTGTTCTTTTTTCCAAAGGAATGATGGAATTTCTCTTACTTGATGGTTCTTCTTGGATACTCATCTTCTTTGCAGGAAGAATGTGGAAATTCCTATTCTTAGATCCAGTGCTAGAATTGCTGCAAGGCTTAATTACCTATGTCCTCAGTTCTTTCCAGCTCCTGGTTTTTGGTCACTTAAGCAGCTTAACAGCTCAAAGATAGATTCTATATTTTCAGGCGAGGTTTGTTGAACATCCTCAGAGGACATTTCTGGATTCTTTAGATTTTATGGTTAAATTTTGAATGTTCAGGGAAATAAAGTTTTGATTTTGTTTCCTTGAACCAGGATTGTGTCTCAAAGTTCCCTGAAAGCATATTGGCTGAAAATCTTCTTAAGGTATgcaattttttttccctttttaccATATTCAGTGCCTTGCTATGATAAAATATTTTCTTCTCAGCCTGCTTCATGTGACTTTTCCAGTATGAATCTTtatgataaaatatttattaaagtgtcTAATCAAGTGGTTAAATTTTATGTCACAACCAATTTTTGTTTTCTATTTGATGTTACTAATTTGATATATGTTATTTTCCTTCCTTATCTAGCTTAGTTGAGTGTTTAAATATCATTGTCTGTTATTTTGTAATGAAAATGATGTTCCATCTTGGGGTATTGCGCAGACTGCCAGTGCAACTTATTATTTAGCTTACAAAGTCGTTGGAATTCAATGATATATTATCCTCCTTTCCTAATTGTTAGTCCTTTTGGTTTATCAATTATTGAGGGGATATTAATTAGTTACTTTTTTTTCCTTAGCATTTCCAATGCCATAAAATCTTGGTTACTGTGCTATTGCCTGGCCTATCATTTGGCTGTTCATCATCATGGCATGATTTGCAATTACTTTGAGAATATCATAATTGTTAAAATGTGCATGTCCACTTCCTTTAAATAACAAACGTTTTTCTTACCTTAATTTTGAACAGTTCAATTTGCGTCCTCATGCTCATCTTGGAATGGACAAATCCAATATTCCAAGTTTGATGTCTCCCACAGAAGTCATTGAGGAGTTGGTGACAGAGATTCCAGAAATTGTTGATGCTGCTCAACATGTTCGCCAGTTCTGGCTTGGGTCCGGAGAAACGAAAGGAGACGTGACCCTTGCGCAAGACAATAAATTAATGATTGAAGAGCCTTGGCCAGGAGAGAATGCTCTGCCTAGTTGTTTGGAAAACATAAGGAGAGACGACCTAGAGATTGTGCTTCTGGGGACTGGTTCATCCCAACCTTCTAAGTACCGAAATGTTAGTTCTGTCTATATTAATCTCTTCTCTAAAGGAGGTTTGCTCTTAGACTGTGGGGAAGGAACCCTTGGACAACTGAAAAGAAGGTTGTATATTTCAAACTTATGATTAAAATGCTATTCtcattatttttctttctttaaacATGTTATGATTGGTGGCCTTTGACAACAGATATGGTGTGGAGGGTGCTGATATTGTTGTAAGAAATCTGAGGTGTATTTGGATTTCTCATATTCATGCCGATCACCATACAGGATTAGCAAGAATACTTGCTCTGCGACGTGACTTGTTGAAGGGCTTGGCCCATGAGCCATTACTTGTTGTTGGGCCAAGTCAGCTTAAGAGATTTCTAGATGCATATCAAAGACTGGAGGACCTAGATATGCAGTTCCTTGATTGTAGGAGCACCAATTTAGCCTCTTGGGAAGCTTATGAGGGCAATAGTGAGTATAAGTATTGCTCAACTACAGGAAGTCCAAATAATCTTGAGGATGTAAACAAACCTACAGTGAATAATGAGTCAACCCTGTTTGCTAGATGTAGCCGTATGCAGAGCTACTGGAAGAGACCAGGCAGTCCAGTTGACAATGCGATGATTTTCCCAGTTCTGAAGAGTTTGAAGAAAGTGCTCGGTGAAGCAGGATTGGAGGCATTGATTAGTTTCCCTGTTGTACATTGTCCACAGGCATTTGGCATTGTGCTGAAGGCAGCAGAGAGAATCAATTCTATTGGGAAAATGATACCAGGGTGGAAGATTGTGTACTCAGGTGACACTAGGCCCTGTCCAGAACTGGTAGAGGCATCTAATGGAGCAACAGTCCTTATACACGAGGCAAGTAACAAAATTCTATTGTATTTAATTGGTCATCTTTCCAAGAAAGCTTATGCAATATCTTAAAATTCTATGGGTTGGACATTGATCTGTAACTGGTAAATGATGACAATAAAGCTTTCGTTACGCGGGTTTCCTTTTCCCTCTGACATAGCCCTGCTTGCATACACATTAAGAAATGTAAAGGTCTGTATTTGATTCAACGGTCTAGTTGGCCCATCTATCTTGGCTGTGTGCTGAGCTCACTAGTCACTAATGGTCATTCTGAACTCCGAATATTGTTTGGTTTTGAGGGAAAGAAAATAATATGGTGCGACTGAACGGTTTTGGGTGTTTTGCAGGCAACTTTTGAGGATGACTTGGTGGAGGAAGCTGTAGCCAGAAACCACAGCACAACAAAGGAAGCCATAGAAGTAGGAAACTCTGCGGCTGCGTACCGTATCATCCTCACCCACTTCAGCCAGAGATACCCAAAAATACCTGTTTTTGATGAAACTCACATGCACAAAACTTGCATTGCTTTTGACATGATGAGTGTTAACATGGCAGACTTGCCTGTGCTTCCTAGAGTACTTCCTTACCTTAAATTGCTTTTCAAAAATGAGACTATAGTTGATGAATTGGATGATGTTACTGATGCTGTAAGTGCAGTTTCTTGATTAATTTATTGGATATTTTCATTATCTGGCCAGTTTCTTGTGTATTGATAATTTGCTTCGCTGATATGTATTgtccatttctttctttcttctttttttttttttttcttttataaagtagtatataatttaatcctttacttttggtgaaatatataatttaatccctatatttttaaaataaattagttattattttttaaattttatattaatatattttaatttaaataattatatatattatatttaaatttaatatatattatttcaaaAACAATAAATATAACTTTTATTAAAATGTCTTCTTTGCATTATGCCTAAAATGCtataaataattgtgttaaaacaTGTGTATACATATTGATATATATGTGAGTATGATAAAATAATGGTTAAAagtcaaattaataaaattttatttatatcatgAATTTTATTGTATTTCGTTAATGTTGTGCAATGtgtgaataaaaaaaatgatatttattaatttaattaatttattatttatttataaaattataaatttattttattacacCAGATATTTAATAGGTTTATAAATCATTAGTATGAAtacatatattttaataaaattattcttAATAATTTAAGACATGATATATAAAAgacattttaataaaaattatgttATTATATTTACGAAAAATATActtgtatattatatttaaaatttaaatataatatttaattatctaaattaaaatatattaactatttaaatataaaatttaaaaattgagcgattaacttattaaattttaaaagtgcagaaattaaattattgaatTCGACagatttaattatttcattttatttaattatatcttACTAACAGTGAGTTAACGATAAATTAAAAGAtatcttattaattaattaaaaaattaaggactaaattatttgattgtaaaaatataaaaattaaattatatattttatcaaaaattgaggattaagttataaattaattaaaaaaaaaagaataaagggTTTGGCATTTTAAACGTGAAATGACCCGAATATAATAAGGGAGTGTTTGGCTCAGCCGTTAGATGCAGCTAATAGCTGATGGGTATCTATAAAACTAAAATGTTTTGTAAAACTCCAAAAAATTAGCTGATAACTGAAAGAAAGGTGATAGGATAACTATTAACTGTAGATTTTATTAGCTCTGAAATAGGAGTTGTTTAGAATTactctatatatttttttattttttgactgAATTATCTCTACTCAATCGTTTACGCAGTCCTTCACTGTATTATCTTCTTGCTCCTATTTGAATCCAAATACcgatttcttttcaatttgtcATCTTCCTTATTTTACTTTCTCGCTCTTATTTCGATCGAAGCTGtgatttcttttcaatttttgtgtcattattgttacttgtatatatttgaaatggcaataaatgtacagttttgaaaccatagtgtcatgaccatatatttgaatgcctcactagcatgactagtgagggaaattagttttgaattttgattccttctctgactgaagtgttgaggtgtgtgccagtagaagaagaaatttgaatggatatccatatatttgagctagctagccttgtgatttttcATAAGCttgtggctattgagatgaatatgtttcgaatgacatgatataactgtgtgtttttatgaaattgatttgagaattcctaaatgaaattgttggactaaaagtttataaatcatgttttgcatatgtcttccattttcagcaatgtgtttgaataagtatgatttgaattatgcataaatgttattttagtatgttgtgcaccactgagtcatagtactcagcgatgactgttattgctgtcatagatatagagactagaggagcagcagagtgagctactgaggatcttggagccacctttcctgaagttttctcgggtataaatttataccctaaATGCAatttttatatttgtgtatgtaactatatgtatatgtaaaaactgatcatgagcagttgtataaagttgtaataatatcattttagatttgctaatgtaaagagttgataaatgtaatttgtttttactttaatgaaaaatgaatagaaatattgagttgtgaattattgatttgaattttggagtttgagaaataatgttgaagtttgttgtggtagttgttgagttgatgaaataaattattggaagtattttacatgtttttaaagaactgttttcttaaaatacagacggcactctgccgaaattttttcaaaatttgtgtaaaaataaaaaaggacaaaaattttagctagcttttaaacttatattaaatgtaagaaaatgctcaccacttccaaaaagtaagaaaaatatttttaaaatcccttgtaaggtacttgatgagttatcagtaggtgaaattcggtagttcattaggtattctaaggatcatgttatgccttacagaggggtaagatgtggcatattttagtggtatcagagcgaatttttaaagtatgttttaacttatgaatttgtgtcttttctttgataagtactactgctcaatatccttatttgttatatacagtgcattacattataaatatgaactaacggagggaatctccttgtgttatttgttcaggagatatctcaattccaatttgaaatggaagaaggggatcgctctgttgagcagtctgtagaggctgaggcctaaggggaagccctagctctccAAAATATCAGTGGGTTGGTGGcatcagccccacaaatgccacagtttcatgCACAATTCGCACAACAGATGGcggtaatgtttcaacaaatggctggaagcattcctactcaagctccacttcagacacctgtggtacaaccacaacctccagccagacaatatgacaagctacttaagtatggggctatagagtttaagggtacagtggaccctttagaggcagagcagtggttggagagaatggatagagtattcaagaaactgcactgcacagatgagttgaaatttgaatactcagtgtccttgttgcaaggggatgcgtatgactggtggaagaccatccctcatAGCTTGACAGAACTGCTagtattgacctgggacgacttcatcagagagttcagacagaaatttgtcccagatgcatatgtggatcagaaactataagaattttgagtctgaagcaaggcaatagatcagtggcagagtatgagagggagttctcccgcttaagccactatgctaggagtctcctatccaccagcaaagaaaggtgcaagagatttgagaccagtTTGAAgctcagtttgaggatgcaagtagtgggattcagacacagtaacttctttgagctcatctctcaggcacttgagttggaaaagattgaattagaagcaaccccagcaaaagaaaaatctgagaagactgaaaaatcagagaaagataaaggggaaaagtcagtagagcaaagtcccagtggtacatctggaaaaaagaagaaatttgggagaCTTAGCAGAGGTGGAggaggaaggtttggaaggggcagattctctagacagagaccTCCTAGATCTGGacagcagtcgaccaggggtttaTATCCTCCCTCCcctatgagacatgtggcaagatttatgggggagaatgctattgggcaacaggagcttgctttaactgtggaggcaagggccatcttgctaaggactacaCTAGTGCCCCTTGATTT contains:
- the LOC110670719 gene encoding photosynthetic NDH subunit of subcomplex B 3, chloroplastic: MGTLQLNSYGLASLKVPQNLKQTTNTLKNLKPPTHISFSRLKIRAVGTVPESKSDAKEPEDPPSINFAFVHSVLLPDGTPDVHFRTACGGQKLRDVMLDSNIELYGPYARPLLNCAGTGTCGTCMVEVIMGKELLNPRADTEKEILKKKPKNWRLACQTTVGKTDSRGLVVIQQLPEWKAHEWKYEKLLPPELSQ
- the LOC110670716 gene encoding tRNase Z TRZ3, mitochondrial, giving the protein MPQISNLRFLFSPIKPSLPFPFSKPKPHSLFTVLCSSSRRHRTTPNHQSLRFRSRSKSTFSRETNSKSRERDKGVPMEANNNETFGFNKRRAEGRDKSDKPKRNLQLKTRKLNPTNTISYVQILGTGMDTQDTSPSVLLFFDKQRFIFNAGEGLQRFCTEHKIKLSKIDHIFLSRVCSETAGGIPGLLLTLAGMGEEGMSVNVWGPSDLQYLVDAMKSFIPHAAMVHTMSFGSDSKAQFGASNFTDPIDIINNEVVKISAILLRPSCSEGAAVKPGDMSVIYLCELPEIMGKFDPEKAKALGLKRGPKFGELQSGKSVKSDLQDIMVHPSDVMGPSIPGPIVFLVDCPTESHVQELLSIQSLNSYHADYSGSSPENVKTVTCIIHLSPASVISCPSYQKWMKKFGSAQHIMAGHEMKNVEIPILRSSARIAARLNYLCPQFFPAPGFWSLKQLNSSKIDSIFSGEDCVSKFPESILAENLLKFNLRPHAHLGMDKSNIPSLMSPTEVIEELVTEIPEIVDAAQHVRQFWLGSGETKGDVTLAQDNKLMIEEPWPGENALPSCLENIRRDDLEIVLLGTGSSQPSKYRNVSSVYINLFSKGGLLLDCGEGTLGQLKRRYGVEGADIVVRNLRCIWISHIHADHHTGLARILALRRDLLKGLAHEPLLVVGPSQLKRFLDAYQRLEDLDMQFLDCRSTNLASWEAYEGNSEYKYCSTTGSPNNLEDVNKPTVNNESTLFARCSRMQSYWKRPGSPVDNAMIFPVLKSLKKVLGEAGLEALISFPVVHCPQAFGIVLKAAERINSIGKMIPGWKIVYSGDTRPCPELVEASNGATVLIHEATFEDDLVEEAVARNHSTTKEAIEVGNSAAAYRIILTHFSQRYPKIPVFDETHMHKTCIAFDMMSVNMADLPVLPRVLPYLKLLFKNETIVDELDDVTDAVSAVS